tctttctctctctctctctctatttctcccccccccccccctctgtctcactgtctccccccctctctctctctctttctctctccctctctctctctctctctctctctctccctctctccctctctctctctctatttctccccctccccctctctctctctgtctccccccccctctctctctctctctctctctctctctctctctctctctcactctctctctctctctctctctctctctctctctctctctctctctctctctcactctctctctctctcattctctctctctcactctctctctctctcttctctctctctctctctctctctcactctctctctctctctctctctctctctctctctctctctctctctctctctctctctctctctctctctctctctctccacagacacttacacacatatttctctctctttgtgtgtgtgtgttgcgaatTGACGTGTGTGTACAATTAATTTTTTAACCCCAATGAACAATGCTAACTTCATGAGAGCAATTGTTAAATTCCTTTACATTCGACGAGACATTCAAGAGCATTGTGTTTCCCTGTTCGCTTTGTTGGATCTTGTTAACCGCCTTCGATCTTTTATTGCAGATTTCGTGGCTGGAGGGCGCTTAATTTGCAGGCGAGGTTGCAGCAACATGGACGGCTGGAGCGCCGACCGAGCACCGAAGCCGTGTCAGGCCTGCCAGCCTGTCAGCGTCGGACCCTTTTTTTCCGGGTCGCCTTGCCTAACACGGCGGCTTCCTTGGGCCGGGTGTCAGGCGAGACAAGGAGCCGCGCGGAGGGCGATTTGTTGCGCCACTTTATCGGCGCCGCTGCTGGGGGCAAGTTTCAGCCACTGCATCGAGGGGCGGGTCGCGGGTTTCCCTGGCCTGGTGCTGGCCGCCCGCTCGACGGCCCTTGCTGAGGAGATTTCCCTCTCGGTGCTGTGGCATGAGTTCAATTTCTGAAGATTGAGGGTGACACTGAACAAATATCaggtacatatctatacatacatttatatatatatatatatatatatatatatatatatgtatatatatatatgtatatatatatatatatatatatatatagagagagagagagagagagagagagagatgtgtgtgtgtgtgtgtgtgtgtgtgtgtgtgtgtgtgtgtgtgtgtgtgtgtgtgtgtgtgtgtgtgtgtgtgtgtgtacgtgtgtctgtgtgtatttaaaaaaaatatatttaatgtataaatacacacacacacacacacacacacacacacacacacacacacacacacacacacacacacacacacacacacactaacacacacacacgcacgctaacaaacacatttatacacacacacacgcacacacacacatatacaaatatatatatatatatatatatatatacacacatatgtatatatgcatatatatacatacatacatatatatatatatatatatatatatatatatatatatatatatatatatatatatgaatatatatatgatatatatagtgtgtgtagtgtatgtatatgtatatatatttatttattcattcatatatataaatatatatatttatacatatatatacaaatatatacatatatatatatatatatatatatatatatatatatatatatatatatatatacacacacacacacacacacaacacacacacacaaacacaaacaacacacacacacacacacacacacacacatacacacacacacacacacacacacacacacacacacacacacacacactataagtatgtataaatagcttccacgtggcgtacagaagcacgtatacgcgtggcttcaccgcaggcgccccaacgtgccccacgcacccaccagtacttagggctcaggatgacccaggtcagtctcagttctttcagagagtcacttcacagagtcctggcgaccgctgcgggtcaggctggctctcgccacgcgcccccctgagggcagacccagcactaagacttacgaagacttgtatccgtgtgaatatctgtgttgcttacgcttcaaaataaaagaggttaagccaaccgtccatttcactactcctgctaaaccttatgtttaaggcgttaatatataccctttacacacacacacacacacacacacacactcactcactcacacacaaaacacacacacacacacacacacacacaaacacacagacacacacacacactcacaaacacatttatacacacacatatatacaaatatatatatatatacatatatgtatatatgcaaatatatacatacatatatattgtgtatatgtttatatatatatatatatatatatatatatatatatatacacacacacacacacacacacacacacacacacacacacacacacacacacgcacgcacgcacacaaacacatataaaaatatatatgtatatatacatatacatatatgtatatatgcatatatatacatacatatatattttatattatatatattaatatatacacatatatatgtgtgtgtgtgtacatatatatatatatacacatatatatatatacacacatatttatatatatatttatatatatatatatatatatatatatatatatatatatgtgtgtgtgtgtgtgtgtgtgcatatatagatatgcatatatatacatatatatatatatatacatatatgtatatatatatatctgtacatgcatatatatatttatatatataaatatatatacgtgtgtgcgtgcgtgcgtgcgtgcgtgtgcatgtgtgtgtgtgtgtgcatatatatataaatatgcatacatatacatatatatatacatatatatatatatatatatatatatatatatatatatatagatatatatatacacacacacacacacacacacacatatatacacaaacacacaaatatatatatatatatatatatgtatatatatattattaggtaAGTCTAACCTAGATACAATAATGGGTGagtgtcgtagatatgatggtgggatgAGAACTAGCAACAATGAgaacctaaccaactactcccctgaagcgtattcatgttgacaaatgtaggaaaagtatgaatgagaatgaaaatcttaacaatacaagagatgtatttaaccagtttcggatatatctatatcagaaatacacacaatcatttatttttattactgtgggCCGAGTAGTTGTGGATATAATCGTCTTTATCCTTAGGCTCTGTAcccagagaaacgtaggccgtcgtcACCCCGATAGATCAGTGTCCAGGAagataatttctgatcctcttcttcctccaaggTGAActagattttctcgtggacggagttaagccgcgtcagtatatgatgtaagcacgaccttctggggacgagaacaaggacatcatctacgcaacaaagccaagtagaatgtctgccgattaactccgtccacgagaaaatccagttcaccgtggtgGAAGAAGAGGGTCAGAAATTACCttccctgcagcagatgcgataaggCATGCTTTGGTGAAACTGGACGCagttcaacaccaggatcagcgaacatcgagccgtcaccacaggacttccaacgcgATGGTGATGCATagagatgaagctggacatctaccgaactggaaggaagcagaagtaatctatggaggactgaacaaacagaaaagaaaaattatgaaagcTACATACAGCTTGAcgggaaaaacaattaaaccctGCATtgggcagcttcaaattatccaaggtcacgGCAAGAATTATGCGGGTAACAAGTGGGAAGTCACGGTCGTCAAGGTGATCCGTCAGCtcacgtatcatatatatatactctgatatgtatttctgacgaagatcttttcgaaaccggttaaatacatctcttgtattgtgaagatatgaattttcattcatacctttctacacacacacacacacacacacacacacacacacacacacacacacacacacacacacacacacacacacacacacacacacacacacacacacacacatatatatatgtgtgtgtgtatatgtaggtatatgtgtttgtatgtatatagttgaTATAAATACTATTTCACAAGTGGATCGGAGTAGGTCTTTACGTACTTTTCTTGTTTCACTCCGTGGCAACAGGAAAGCAGgcaataagaaaattaattataaaaataaacaggtaaacaagGGCACTTATCTTACTTCACTCTACGGAAACAACAAAAcacccaaaacaaaaataactaataaaaatagACACATAAGCGAAGGCTCCTTTAAATGTACTTGCCTTGCCTCAGTCTGCGGTAAAAAACTACTTTTAAAATAAACGACAACCAGCAAGAGGTCCTCTAAGTGCATTTGCCTCGTTTCACTCTGCAAccacaaaataaacatataagcaaAGTGGACTTGTCTTGCTTCCCTCtgtgaaaacaaacagacagataacacaaaagtaaatgacaacaataaacagATAAGAAAGTGGTCTTCTAAGTGTGCCTATCCTGCTGCAAAAACAGCTAAACGAaacgaaattaataataacaataaaaagataggGTCCTCTGAGTGCCATGTTGATTTTCCGGCAGAGGACCTGAGGTCGGCCTTCTTAAAGGGACAGTGCGCATTGCTTCGGCCGACGGTGACGCATTGGATTTTAATTCATGATACATTTTACGGTCAGGTTATTGCGTAGTCTGCTGCTTTTACCTGCCTTggaatcatatttatttatctgggcTTTTTGCCAGCTGATGATCATGGAATTGTGCGTGGTTTATTCGCTGGTAACGAACTGCAGAATATCGAATGCGGGTCGACCTGCTTGCCAATGGCGTCTCTGAGGCGCACttcaattcatacacacacatacacacacacacacacacacacacacacacacacacacacacacacacacacatatatatatatacgtatatatatatatatatatatatatgtatatacatatatatgtatatatacacatgtgcatacatacataaatagacagatagagagagagagagaaagatatatatatagatatagtgacagactgatataaatatatagatatagatatctgggTGGCTTGTACTTGTAGGAGTTGCTTCCTGGCTTAGAAGTCAGGAATTACCTtcttgagaaagaagaaaacgattgACCTAAATAAAATATACTCTCTCAACCATGTCAAAACATCTATCTTTCACTGAAACCCCACCGCTCCTGAACGTTATGAATAAAGCAAGTAGAAAGTTCAATGAATACAAGACACTCATAAAGTGTAATATAGTGGACGCCGAGTCCAGTTACACGCGCGTGTGTACTGCCGTTGTGCGCGCTGTTTACCTAAGGCCACCAGTCAACAGACTTTTCCTTTGTTAACCAGGTCACTTCTCGGAACCCGCCCCTTCTGGTCGGACCGGGCACCCGTATGGCAACTGGGGCATCACGGGTGACGTCACACTGGGGGTATTTTGTGGTTGCCGCCGTACCTCGAGCACTCACGCCACAcaaagagaggaggggcagaTCGCCCTTTGTCTGGCCGACGTGGACGTGGAGACATTCTTCAAATACGTCGTCCACGCCCACGGGGCCTGACGAGCCTCGCAACAGGGAACAGGAAGGCAGGAGGAGGCTCGCTTAACTCTAATCATAATGATTAGGGGATTGATGAtcagagtgataatgatattactaatcaCTATTATCGCTTCTATTACTACCTTTGACAACAACAGAATCTGCAACAGcattagtgaaaataataataataataataataataatattaatgacagtaataatgataatactaatactaatcattatcataatgatgatgatactaatactaatcattatcataagaatgataataatgataacaacaaacaatattagtaacaataaacaacaacaataataatactgatgataataataataataataataataataataataataacaataataatactaataataataatgataataataatactaataataataataataatgataatgatgatggtaatactgataataaagatgataatgataatattgataataataataataataaaaatgataataaggacaataagaattatgataataacatcaataataataattataaaataacaacaataacaataagaataatgataataataataataataataataataataagaataagaatgataatgataataagaataatgttaatgataataatgatgctaacaataatattgataatgataataatagtaatgataatattgttagtaataatcatgataatgaggaaaatattaccaatactaatactgtgTCTAACATCATCACCGCTTCTactacaataactactactactacaacaaagtTTAGCTACCAGATAGAATCATCAGAGACGGAACCAACCCGCTCTGGCGATTGTGTAAACGGTATGGCGAAAGCATCCTTATCTAGTGCCTGGATGCCCTGAGTTGGCCAAAACCGAGTGCACCAAGAGGCACAATAACGCCGCAACTTACATGCACTGGAAGATATTGAAGCATTACAGCATCAGAGCAGCTGACAAGTGGTACGAGCACCGACCAGAAACtgttacagaaaatgaaaaaagttaCCATTCTCTGGGATATGCAAGTACACGCAGACCAATGCTAATAAACCTGACATCATTATTAAagacaagcaagaaaaaaacatggaTGCTGATAGACATAGCAGTCAC
The Penaeus chinensis breed Huanghai No. 1 chromosome 22, ASM1920278v2, whole genome shotgun sequence DNA segment above includes these coding regions:
- the LOC125037191 gene encoding uncharacterized protein LOC125037191 — encoded protein: MASRLDSSRHGSPAVASGVTLMNVQGLRSSPFLADNFVAGGRLICRRGCSNMDGWSADRAPKPCQACQPVSVGPFFSGSPCLTRRLPWAGCQARQGAARRAICCATLSAPLLGASFSHCIEGRVAGFPGLVLAARSTALAEEISLSVLWHEFNF